In Nocardia asteroides, a single genomic region encodes these proteins:
- a CDS encoding response regulator transcription factor: MRILVVDDDRAVRESLRRSLTFNGYTVDLAVDGVDALEKTTAQRPDALVLDVMMPRLDGLEVCRRLRSTGDDLPILVLTARDSVSERVAGLDAGADDYLPKPFALEELLARLRALLRRTGTAPGEASETLSFADLSLDPVTREVTRDTRSISLTRTEFSLLEMLMANPRRVLTRSRILEEVWGYDFPTSGNALEVYIGYLRRKTEAEGEPRLIHTVRGVGYVLRETPP; this comes from the coding sequence ATGCGGATTCTGGTAGTCGACGACGACCGCGCCGTTCGCGAATCGTTGCGCCGGTCGCTGACCTTCAACGGCTACACCGTTGATCTGGCGGTCGACGGGGTCGACGCACTGGAGAAGACGACCGCCCAGCGCCCCGATGCGCTGGTGCTGGATGTGATGATGCCACGCCTGGACGGTCTGGAGGTATGCCGCAGGCTGCGCAGTACCGGAGACGACCTTCCGATTCTGGTTTTGACGGCGCGGGATTCCGTTTCCGAACGCGTCGCGGGACTTGACGCCGGCGCCGACGACTATTTGCCGAAGCCGTTCGCGCTCGAGGAATTGCTCGCCCGGCTGCGCGCCCTCCTGCGCCGGACCGGGACCGCTCCCGGCGAGGCCTCCGAGACCCTGTCGTTCGCGGATCTGTCGCTGGATCCGGTGACCAGGGAGGTGACCAGGGACACCAGGTCGATCAGCCTCACCCGCACCGAGTTCTCGCTGCTGGAGATGCTGATGGCGAACCCGCGCCGGGTGCTCACCCGCAGCCGGATCCTGGAGGAGGTCTGGGGCTACGACTTCCCGACCTCGGGCAACGCGCTCGAGGTCTACATCGGCTACCTGCGCCGCAAGACCGAGGCCGAGGGCGAGCCGCGGCTCATCCACACCGTGCGCGGAGTCGGCTACGTGCTCCGCGAGACGCCGCCGTGA
- a CDS encoding ATP-binding protein — translation MEAAPRSWQFSLSNWSVTRKVGIVLVLPVLLATVFAVLRINNELRTMEQLHAATEQAIIIRPVVRYGTATEQLAIAASSSWGNIADPATAAALTRFDQALAELEVAMQTTEVSGKVTAELASAVATGSTMRNSLRNGSPAMVGEQADEIAARIGNALARSPSVDDLVIQRYFLQLGAIQSARRTLTQQQLLIGMPDAARNNPGVQAKVLISAGAEMTMIATYSLILPENAGNLRPLMDAVQTRLAAFSQSVGDPAANPVVADSLRASSDTYAVTTDDLMEIIDGSLASRTVDAQAGALREASIVIGTLLAGLALALSVARTLVVPVRRLRRDALEVAHVKLPDELAVVRAGGATPRITPVGVHSTDEIGQLARAVDEIHEQALALAAEQARLRVQIGNMFETLSRRSQSLVEQQLTLIEELEHDEDDGERLQALFRLDHLATRMRRNGDNLLVLAGTQLRRGQLNGVPLSDMLWSAVSQVEDYQRVEIGSVPEGVVPGEPAVDIEHLLAELIDNALRYSPPTTAVAVMVARAVDGGYLIEITDRGLGMASEDLQATNERLASGGEVNVETARRMGLFVVGRLAKRHTITVSLRRTSTMAQQPGITASVHLPGALVAPQLDHTDPSGKQLGGARDDGFGSAPTRNLVPVPSLPQRETASSGFGTTTNGLPQRRPAMRVADAPEQPSISVPGRGDRGGADRPRTGFGSDEPSRPTTGGFPVVDPHNPPTGTDLWAENKDDPADDGDSDRFTSRSGLPVRRPGEHAPAAVRLDSTDRSDRAAQPSARDDRRPEPAETGEQQPADRRPVPDYDGPEYATQAYRPFDRPAHTGEQQRVRRAEETGDGREQTGSSRLQPIAGESPTPIYQRMVSEWLVEPASSEAAPGSWSSPADAGWSAAADASKPTTSSRTAGGLPIRRPGAQLVPGGLAQAEEQGDRDPEEIRTNLTRHLSGVRSGRANVQYNDGGLA, via the coding sequence ATGGAAGCTGCACCGCGATCCTGGCAATTCAGCCTGTCGAACTGGTCCGTCACCCGCAAGGTGGGGATCGTTCTGGTGCTGCCGGTACTGCTGGCGACCGTGTTCGCGGTTCTGCGTATCAACAACGAGTTGCGCACCATGGAGCAACTCCACGCAGCGACCGAACAAGCGATCATCATCCGGCCGGTCGTCCGGTACGGCACGGCCACCGAGCAACTCGCCATCGCGGCGTCCTCCTCGTGGGGGAACATCGCGGATCCGGCGACCGCGGCGGCGCTGACCCGATTCGACCAGGCGCTCGCCGAACTCGAGGTCGCGATGCAGACCACCGAGGTCAGCGGGAAGGTGACCGCGGAGCTCGCCTCCGCGGTGGCCACCGGGTCGACCATGCGCAACAGCCTGCGCAACGGCTCGCCCGCCATGGTCGGTGAGCAGGCCGACGAGATCGCGGCCAGGATCGGCAACGCGCTGGCCCGCTCGCCCTCGGTCGACGACCTGGTGATCCAGCGCTACTTCCTGCAGCTCGGCGCGATCCAGTCGGCGCGCCGCACGCTCACCCAGCAGCAGCTGCTGATCGGCATGCCGGACGCCGCGCGCAACAACCCGGGCGTGCAGGCCAAGGTGCTCATCTCGGCGGGCGCCGAGATGACCATGATCGCGACCTACTCGCTGATCCTGCCGGAGAACGCGGGGAACCTGCGGCCGCTGATGGACGCGGTGCAGACCCGGCTCGCCGCCTTCAGCCAGAGCGTCGGCGACCCGGCGGCCAACCCGGTCGTCGCGGATTCGCTGCGGGCGAGCAGCGACACCTACGCCGTCACCACCGACGACCTGATGGAGATCATCGACGGGTCGCTGGCATCGAGGACGGTGGACGCGCAGGCGGGTGCGCTGCGCGAGGCGAGCATCGTGATCGGCACGCTGCTCGCGGGCCTGGCGCTGGCGCTCTCGGTGGCCCGCACGCTGGTGGTCCCGGTGCGCAGGCTGCGGCGCGACGCGCTCGAGGTCGCGCACGTCAAGCTGCCGGACGAGCTCGCGGTGGTGCGCGCGGGCGGCGCCACCCCGCGGATCACCCCGGTCGGCGTGCACAGCACCGACGAGATCGGCCAGCTGGCCCGCGCGGTGGACGAGATCCACGAGCAGGCGCTCGCGCTCGCCGCCGAGCAGGCCCGGCTCCGGGTGCAGATCGGCAACATGTTCGAGACGCTCTCCCGGCGCAGCCAGTCGCTGGTGGAGCAGCAGCTCACCCTGATCGAGGAGCTGGAGCACGACGAGGACGACGGCGAGCGGCTGCAGGCCCTCTTCCGCCTCGACCACCTCGCCACCCGCATGCGCCGCAACGGCGACAACCTGCTCGTGCTCGCCGGCACCCAGCTGCGCCGCGGCCAGCTGAACGGCGTTCCGCTCTCGGACATGCTGTGGAGCGCGGTCTCCCAGGTGGAGGATTACCAGCGGGTGGAGATCGGCTCGGTGCCGGAGGGCGTCGTGCCCGGCGAGCCAGCGGTCGACATCGAGCACCTGCTCGCCGAGCTGATCGACAACGCGCTGCGCTACTCGCCGCCGACCACCGCGGTCGCGGTGATGGTCGCCCGCGCGGTGGACGGCGGCTATCTGATCGAGATCACCGACCGCGGCCTCGGCATGGCCTCCGAGGATCTGCAGGCCACCAACGAGCGGCTGGCCTCCGGCGGTGAGGTCAACGTCGAGACCGCGCGCCGGATGGGGCTCTTCGTGGTGGGGAGGCTGGCCAAGCGGCACACCATCACGGTGAGCCTGCGGCGCACTTCGACCATGGCCCAGCAGCCCGGCATCACGGCCAGCGTGCACCTGCCCGGTGCGCTCGTCGCGCCGCAGCTGGACCACACCGACCCGAGCGGCAAGCAGCTCGGCGGTGCGCGGGACGACGGCTTCGGCTCCGCGCCGACCCGCAACCTGGTCCCGGTGCCGAGCCTGCCCCAGCGCGAGACCGCGAGCAGCGGCTTCGGCACCACCACCAACGGGCTGCCGCAGCGCCGCCCGGCGATGCGGGTGGCGGACGCGCCGGAGCAGCCGAGCATCTCGGTGCCCGGCCGCGGCGACCGCGGCGGCGCCGACCGGCCGCGCACCGGGTTCGGCTCGGACGAGCCGTCCCGGCCGACGACCGGCGGCTTCCCGGTGGTCGATCCGCACAACCCGCCCACCGGCACCGACCTGTGGGCGGAGAACAAGGACGACCCGGCCGACGACGGCGACTCCGACCGGTTCACCAGCCGCTCCGGGCTTCCGGTGCGCAGGCCGGGCGAGCACGCGCCCGCCGCGGTCCGGCTGGACAGCACCGACCGGTCCGATCGCGCGGCGCAGCCCTCGGCGCGCGACGACCGGCGGCCCGAGCCCGCCGAGACCGGCGAGCAGCAGCCCGCCGACCGCAGGCCGGTGCCGGATTACGACGGACCGGAGTACGCCACCCAGGCGTACCGCCCGTTCGACCGGCCCGCGCACACCGGCGAGCAGCAGCGGGTCCGCCGCGCCGAGGAGACCGGCGACGGGCGCGAGCAGACCGGCTCGTCCCGGCTGCAGCCCATCGCCGGGGAGTCACCGACCCCGATCTACCAGCGCATGGTCTCGGAGTGGCTGGTCGAACCGGCATCGTCGGAGGCGGCTCCCGGCTCCTGGTCGTCGCCCGCCGACGCGGGCTGGTCCGCGGCGGCCGACGCGAGCAAGCCGACCACATCCTCGCGCACCGCGGGCGGGCTGCCCATCCGCAGGCCGGGCGCGCAGCTGGTTCCGGGCGGCCTCGCCCAGGCGGAGGAGCAGGGTGACCGCGACCCTGAGGAGATCCGCACCAACCTCACCAGGCATCTCAGCGGGGTCCGCAGTGGGCGGGCCAATGTGCAGTACAACGACGGAGGGCTTGCATGA
- a CDS encoding roadblock/LC7 domain-containing protein → MTNANSTTDENLNWLVARFTRDIPGVSHAVLVSADGLLQATSPHLPSDRAEQLAAVTAGLASLAAGAAQLFDGGKVMQSIVEMQRGYLLVMSVGNGSHLAVLANKSHDIGRIGYEMALLVDRVGSVVSATARTAV, encoded by the coding sequence ATGACCAACGCCAACAGCACCACGGACGAGAACTTGAACTGGCTGGTCGCACGATTCACCCGGGACATCCCCGGCGTCTCGCACGCCGTCCTGGTGTCGGCCGACGGCCTGCTGCAGGCGACGAGCCCGCACCTGCCGTCGGACCGGGCCGAGCAGCTGGCGGCCGTCACCGCCGGGCTGGCGAGCCTCGCCGCCGGTGCCGCGCAGCTGTTCGACGGCGGTAAGGTGATGCAGTCGATCGTCGAGATGCAGCGCGGGTACCTCCTGGTGATGAGCGTCGGAAACGGCTCGCACCTGGCAGTTCTCGCCAATAAATCGCACGATATCGGCCGCATCGGGTACGAGATGGCCTTGCTCGTCGACCGGGTCGGCAGTGTCGTGTCGGCGACCGCGCGGACCGCCGTCTGA
- a CDS encoding DUF742 domain-containing protein, producing MSSPHGSGPYRPPTRVRPYALTSGRTEPAVDLPLEAVIETLSHNAHLDWPSGDIRTEILRLGTHRLSVAEIAAHLDRPLGMVRVVIGDLVVDGAMRMHITLTEQTSFSERRTLMERTLRGLRAL from the coding sequence ATGTCCAGCCCGCACGGCTCCGGACCGTATCGACCCCCCACTCGCGTTCGGCCCTACGCTCTGACCTCGGGGCGGACCGAGCCCGCGGTGGACCTGCCGCTCGAAGCGGTGATCGAAACCCTGTCGCACAACGCGCATCTCGACTGGCCGTCCGGTGACATCCGTACCGAGATCCTGCGTCTCGGAACGCACCGGTTGTCCGTCGCCGAGATCGCCGCACATCTGGACCGCCCGCTGGGTATGGTCCGGGTGGTGATCGGCGATCTCGTCGTGGACGGCGCCATGCGCATGCACATCACACTGACCGAACAAACGAGCTTCAGCGAGCGCCGTACCCTGATGGAGAGGACATTGCGTGGACTCCGCGCCCTTTAG
- a CDS encoding GTP-binding protein: MGPEGSTGPDDADTRTASTKIVVAGGFGAGKTTFVGAVSEIVPLRTEAMVTQFSDGIDDLADTPQKETTTVAMDFGRIILPGNLTLYLFGTPGQRRFWFMWDDLIRGAIGAVVLIDTRRLEDSFAAVDFFEARGLPFLIAVNRFPHAPRFPIAELREALSVREGVPIVDIDARNAVEVRQALAAVTEYAIAELKSQELEGAARHG, from the coding sequence ATCGGGCCCGAAGGCAGCACCGGGCCCGATGATGCCGATACCAGGACCGCGTCCACCAAGATCGTGGTGGCGGGCGGGTTCGGCGCAGGGAAGACGACGTTCGTCGGCGCGGTGTCCGAAATCGTGCCGTTGCGCACCGAGGCCATGGTCACCCAGTTCTCGGACGGCATCGACGATCTCGCCGACACTCCGCAGAAGGAGACCACTACGGTCGCCATGGATTTCGGGCGGATCATCCTGCCGGGCAACCTCACGCTGTACCTGTTCGGCACGCCCGGCCAGCGCCGGTTCTGGTTCATGTGGGACGACCTGATCCGCGGCGCGATCGGCGCCGTCGTCCTGATCGATACCCGCAGGCTGGAGGACAGCTTCGCCGCGGTCGACTTCTTCGAGGCGCGCGGGCTGCCCTTCCTGATCGCGGTGAACCGCTTCCCGCACGCGCCGCGCTTCCCGATCGCCGAACTGCGCGAGGCGCTCTCGGTGCGCGAGGGGGTGCCGATCGTCGACATCGACGCCCGCAACGCGGTCGAGGTGCGGCAGGCGCTCGCCGCGGTGACCGAGTACGCCATCGCGGAGCTCAAGTCGCAGGAACTGGAAGGGGCCGCTCGCCATGGGTGA
- a CDS encoding MHYT domain-containing protein, whose protein sequence is MGEPQLLASGGTEVELFVLGPWIAGLSVAISVLGALVGFACIVHSVRSARFRLVWLTAAAVSIGGIGIWLATSVTLLGLDVSSTVLRYDLAYQIAALIVAFAAVLIGLLLLGRSFRLPLLLAGGLVMGLGTATTLYLSLGSISVQGKVDISPWPAALAAVVAVLVCGGALWSFQSLRGWPARAATTLLFGLGIAGVYYLGLSALEFEVDPTATAPDGMELFDFVFPMFVVGMLSLTIPISAVLIAPDRRALAATAPVPRPDLEPAR, encoded by the coding sequence ATGGGTGAGCCGCAACTGCTGGCGAGCGGAGGCACCGAGGTCGAGCTGTTCGTCCTCGGGCCCTGGATCGCCGGGCTCTCCGTCGCCATCTCGGTGCTCGGCGCGCTCGTCGGGTTCGCCTGCATCGTGCACAGCGTGCGCTCGGCCCGGTTCCGGCTGGTCTGGCTGACCGCGGCCGCCGTCTCGATCGGTGGCATCGGCATCTGGCTCGCCACCTCGGTCACGCTGCTCGGGCTGGATGTCTCCAGCACCGTGCTCCGCTACGACCTGGCCTACCAGATCGCCGCGCTGATCGTCGCCTTCGCGGCGGTACTGATCGGGCTGCTGCTGCTCGGCCGCTCGTTCCGGCTGCCGCTGCTGCTCGCGGGCGGGCTCGTCATGGGGCTCGGCACCGCGACCACGCTGTACCTGAGCCTCGGCTCGATCAGCGTGCAGGGCAAGGTGGACATCTCGCCGTGGCCGGCCGCGCTGGCCGCCGTGGTTGCGGTGCTGGTGTGCGGCGGCGCGCTGTGGTCGTTCCAGTCGCTGCGCGGCTGGCCCGCCCGCGCCGCGACGACGCTGCTCTTCGGCCTCGGCATCGCCGGGGTGTACTACCTCGGCCTCTCGGCGCTGGAGTTCGAGGTCGATCCGACCGCGACGGCGCCGGACGGCATGGAGCTGTTCGACTTCGTGTTCCCGATGTTCGTGGTCGGGATGCTCTCGCTGACCATTCCGATCAGCGCGGTGCTCATCGCGCCGGATCGCCGTGCGCTGGCCGCGACCGCGCCCGTGCCGCGTCCGGACCTCGAGCCCGCGCGCTGA
- the rpmF gene encoding 50S ribosomal protein L32: MAVPKRRMSRSNTRSRRAQWRAVAPDLVPVTVGGVAYRVPRRLVAAVRRGLVDPSRS, encoded by the coding sequence GTGGCAGTTCCCAAGCGGCGGATGTCGCGCAGCAATACGCGGAGCAGGCGGGCGCAGTGGAGAGCCGTCGCCCCCGACCTCGTTCCGGTGACCGTCGGCGGTGTCGCCTACCGGGTGCCGCGCCGCCTCGTCGCCGCCGTCCGCCGCGGACTCGTCGACCCGTCCCGGAGCTGA
- a CDS encoding type B 50S ribosomal protein L31 has translation MKAGIHPEYRPVVFEDSSTGTRFLTRSTAGSSRTVEWTDGCGYPLIVVDVTSDSHPFWTGANRVLDTAGRVEKFERKYGRRARRGREG, from the coding sequence ATGAAAGCAGGGATTCACCCGGAGTACCGGCCGGTGGTCTTCGAGGACTCCAGTACCGGGACCCGGTTCCTGACCCGCTCCACCGCGGGCAGTTCGCGCACCGTCGAGTGGACCGATGGGTGCGGCTATCCGCTCATCGTCGTGGACGTGACCTCGGATTCGCACCCGTTCTGGACCGGGGCGAACCGGGTGCTCGACACCGCGGGGCGGGTCGAGAAGTTCGAGCGCAAGTACGGGCGGCGTGCCCGCCGGGGCCGGGAGGGGTGA
- the mrf gene encoding ribosome hibernation factor-recruiting GTPase MRF, translated as MADPVSASDRRTPVVLLTGSGPRGVPEALLRAPGTVVVRHDLRDLREGVVRRTVLDGDRAELAVLELAHGCVSCTLRGDLLPLLRTLAAREPVRRIVLDLDAAFEADSVCEAIEHVVVAGMVGRPDAPAGRDVRVLAVLGCLDEDGWFADVTGDDTMAERGLTTVDDDRTVAQVALGQVESADALLLAGSADPARRARTAAVLHRLVPGLPALRAEPGAEPAADAIEALLAVVPERARGFDPHAPLLRGQPPLSREHGVEWVEFAADRPFHPARLHEALDVLLDGVVTARGRIWLATQPADVVWLESAGGGLRVGGAGRWLAAMAPAERAAVDPERAALAALRWDERFGDRHVSLVVLVHDADPAEIRRALHWALVEDDELRLVARSPRVVAGWADPFGEQHTDPCADPSGVGAEGLHREDNA; from the coding sequence GTGGCCGATCCCGTCTCCGCGTCCGACCGGCGCACCCCCGTCGTCCTGCTCACCGGCAGCGGCCCGCGCGGCGTGCCGGAGGCGCTGCTCCGTGCGCCGGGCACCGTCGTCGTCCGGCACGATCTGCGTGACCTCCGTGAGGGGGTGGTCCGGCGGACCGTGCTGGACGGCGACCGAGCCGAGCTCGCCGTACTCGAGCTCGCGCACGGCTGCGTCTCCTGCACGCTCCGCGGCGACCTGCTGCCGCTGCTGCGCACGCTCGCGGCGCGGGAGCCGGTGCGCCGCATCGTGCTCGACCTGGACGCCGCCTTCGAGGCGGACTCGGTGTGCGAGGCGATCGAGCACGTCGTGGTGGCGGGGATGGTCGGCAGGCCGGACGCGCCCGCGGGCCGCGACGTGCGGGTGCTGGCCGTGCTCGGGTGCCTGGACGAGGACGGCTGGTTCGCCGACGTCACCGGCGACGACACCATGGCCGAGCGCGGCCTCACCACGGTCGACGACGATCGCACGGTGGCGCAGGTGGCGCTCGGCCAGGTCGAGTCCGCCGACGCGCTGCTGCTCGCGGGCAGCGCCGACCCGGCGCGGCGGGCACGCACCGCGGCCGTGCTGCACCGGCTGGTCCCCGGCCTTCCCGCGCTGCGCGCCGAGCCGGGCGCCGAGCCCGCCGCCGACGCGATCGAGGCGCTGCTCGCCGTGGTCCCCGAGCGCGCCCGCGGCTTCGACCCGCACGCGCCGCTGCTGCGCGGGCAGCCGCCGCTGAGCCGGGAGCACGGCGTCGAATGGGTGGAGTTCGCCGCCGACCGGCCGTTCCACCCGGCCCGGCTGCACGAGGCGCTCGACGTGCTGCTCGACGGCGTCGTCACCGCGCGCGGCCGGATCTGGCTGGCGACCCAGCCCGCCGACGTGGTGTGGCTGGAATCGGCGGGCGGCGGGCTGCGGGTCGGGGGAGCGGGGCGCTGGCTGGCCGCCATGGCCCCGGCCGAGCGGGCCGCCGTCGACCCCGAGCGCGCCGCGCTGGCCGCGCTGCGCTGGGACGAGCGCTTCGGCGACCGGCACGTCTCGCTGGTCGTGCTCGTGCACGACGCCGACCCGGCCGAGATCCGGCGGGCCCTGCACTGGGCGCTGGTCGAGGACGACGAGCTGCGGCTCGTCGCGCGGTCACCGCGGGTCGTCGCCGGGTGGGCGGACCCGTTCGGCGAGCAGCACACCGATCCGTGCGCCGACCCGTCCGGGGTCGGCGCGGAGGGCCTGCACAGAGAGGACAACGCATGA
- the rpmB gene encoding 50S ribosomal protein L28, whose translation MSAHCQVTGRAPGFGKSVSHSHRRTNRRWDPNIQRKTYYLPSAGRRITLTVSAKGIKTIDRDGIEAVAARLRARGEKF comes from the coding sequence ATGTCGGCCCACTGCCAGGTCACCGGGCGCGCGCCCGGGTTCGGCAAGTCCGTCTCGCACTCACACAGGCGCACCAACCGGCGCTGGGATCCGAACATCCAGCGCAAGACCTACTACCTGCCCAGCGCGGGCAGGCGGATCACGCTGACCGTCTCCGCGAAGGGCATCAAGACCATCGATCGCGACGGGATCGAGGCCGTGGCAGCACGGCTGCGCGCCCGCGGCGAGAAATTCTGA
- the rpmG gene encoding 50S ribosomal protein L33 encodes MASKSTELRPIVKLKSTAGTGYTYVTRKNRRNDPDRMVLKKYDPVVRKHVQFREER; translated from the coding sequence ATGGCCTCGAAGTCGACCGAGCTCCGGCCGATCGTGAAGCTGAAGAGCACGGCCGGAACCGGCTACACCTACGTCACCAGGAAGAACCGGCGCAACGATCCGGACCGGATGGTGCTGAAGAAGTACGACCCGGTCGTGCGCAAGCACGTGCAATTCCGGGAGGAGCGCTGA
- the rpsN gene encoding 30S ribosomal protein S14 — protein MAKKSKIARDLQRRVIVARYAERRAELKELVRKPATPDQQRAAAQAELRKMPRDASPVRLRNRDAADGRPRGHLRKFGLSRVRVRELAHRGELPGVRKSSW, from the coding sequence ATGGCGAAGAAGTCGAAGATCGCGCGGGATCTGCAGCGCCGGGTGATCGTCGCGCGGTACGCCGAGCGGCGGGCGGAGCTGAAGGAACTCGTCCGGAAGCCGGCCACACCGGACCAGCAACGGGCCGCTGCGCAGGCCGAACTGCGGAAAATGCCACGTGACGCCAGTCCGGTACGATTGCGCAATCGGGATGCCGCCGACGGTCGACCGCGCGGCCACCTCAGGAAGTTCGGGCTCTCGCGGGTCCGGGTGCGCGAGCTGGCGCACCGGGGCGAGTTGCCAGGAGTGCGCAAATCGAGCTGGTAG
- the rpsR gene encoding 30S ribosomal protein S18 — MALKRAPSKKVRAEQARRPKKNPLIAAGIEHVDYKDVNLLRTFISDRGKIRSRRVTGLTPQQQRQVAIAVKNAREMALLPFTSR; from the coding sequence ATGGCATTGAAGCGAGCACCGTCGAAGAAGGTCCGCGCCGAGCAGGCGCGCCGCCCGAAGAAGAATCCCCTGATCGCCGCCGGAATCGAGCACGTCGACTACAAGGACGTGAACCTGCTCCGCACGTTCATCTCCGATCGCGGCAAGATCCGCAGCCGCCGGGTCACCGGGCTCACCCCGCAGCAGCAGCGGCAGGTCGCCATCGCCGTCAAGAACGCCCGTGAGATGGCGCTGCTGCCGTTCACCAGCCGCTGA
- a CDS encoding LysM peptidoglycan-binding domain-containing protein: MVDTLRVGEELGLGQSLTGGAYALTLQNDGNLVLSEPGGNVLWSTQTHDQGVRNAVLQHDGNFVLYREGSDAAWSTETNDRSADRLVVQADRNVVLYGTDGSALWASGTETDNPLPAPEPVAEAVPAEPEPEPVAEAVAQPAFEQAPADVPPPPPAPRTHTVEPGDTLWAIAEQFYGDGNRYHEIAAASGVDNPDLIHPGQVLTIP; encoded by the coding sequence GTGGTCGACACGCTGCGCGTAGGTGAAGAACTCGGTCTGGGGCAGTCACTGACGGGCGGGGCCTACGCCCTGACCCTGCAGAACGACGGCAATCTGGTGCTCTCGGAGCCCGGCGGCAATGTGCTGTGGTCCACCCAGACCCACGACCAGGGTGTGCGCAACGCGGTGCTGCAGCACGACGGCAACTTCGTGCTCTACCGGGAGGGCAGCGATGCCGCCTGGTCCACCGAGACCAATGACCGGTCGGCCGATCGCCTGGTGGTGCAGGCCGATCGCAACGTGGTGCTCTACGGCACCGACGGCAGCGCGCTGTGGGCCTCCGGCACCGAGACCGACAACCCGCTGCCCGCCCCGGAGCCGGTCGCCGAGGCGGTCCCCGCGGAGCCGGAGCCCGAGCCGGTGGCCGAGGCTGTTGCCCAGCCCGCCTTCGAGCAGGCCCCGGCCGACGTGCCCCCGCCGCCGCCCGCGCCGCGCACGCACACCGTCGAGCCCGGCGACACGCTGTGGGCCATCGCCGAGCAGTTCTACGGCGACGGCAACCGCTACCACGAGATCGCGGCGGCCAGCGGCGTCGACAACCCGGATCTGATCCACCCGGGCCAGGTGCTCACCATCCCGTGA